Proteins encoded in a region of the Buteo buteo chromosome 11, bButBut1.hap1.1, whole genome shotgun sequence genome:
- the NCSTN gene encoding nicastrin, whose protein sequence is MAAARRAWGSRGMEAAAGSCRAQLPAWWGLLLAVLAAGSCQGNSVERKIYIPLNKTAPCVRLLNATHQIGCQSSISGDTGVIHVVEKEEDLNWVLVDGPHPPYMILLDGNLFNRRVMLQLKGTSRVSGLAVAVSKPSPPQGFSPGLKCPNDGFGVYSKDYGPQFAHCNKTVWNPVGSGLSYEDFDFPIFLLEDANETQVIKQCYQDHNVPRDGSGPEYPLCAMQLFSHMHAVTSTVTCMRRSSLQSTFSINPEVVCDPLLDYNVWSTLQPINSSGKVDPKKEVIIVATRIDSHSFFWNIAPGAESAVSSFVTHLAAAEALHKASDVHLLQRNIMFTFFQGETFDYIGSSRMVYDMEKDKFPLRLDNIHSFVELNQVALRNDSILWMHTDPVSRMNESVEVQVRNLLDILSNSSVGANVTLQEAGYSQPLPPSSFQRFLRARHIPGVVLTDHKTAFQNRYYQSMYDTPENIRMQYPEGLSPEETLEYVTDTAKSLAEVATVVARALYRLAGGANNTSAIQADPKTVSRMLYGFLIKMNNSWFQSIIKPDIKAILGDVPQHYVAVSSPVNTTYLVQYVLANLTGTVVNLTKEECLNPEKTPSSEKELYEYAWVQGSLEPNSTSRVPYCVRSTVHLSKALSPAFELRQWGSTEYSTWTESRWKEIHARIFLVASKELEIITLVVGIAILIFSLIATYFINAKADVLFSIPRDPGAVAY, encoded by the exons atggcggcggcgAGGAGAGCCTGGGGCAGCCGGGGGATGGAGGCTGCTGCGGGGAGCTGCCGAGCCCAGCTCCCGGCATGGTGGGGGCTGCTTCTCGCCGTGCTGGCAGCGG GCTCCTGCCAGGGGAATTCTGTCGAGAGGAAGATCTACATCCCCCTGAACAAAACGGCACCGTGTGTTCGCCTCCTGAATGCCACCCACCAGATCGGCTGCCAGT cctcCATCAGCGGAGATACGGGGGTAATCCACGTGGTTGAGAAGGAGGAGGACCTGAACTGGGTGCTTGTTGATGGCCCACACCCACCCTATATGATATTACTCGATGGGAACCTCTTCAACAG GAGGGTAATGCTGCAGCTGAAGGGAACCTCACGAGTGTCAGGCCTTGCTGTGGCCGTTTCCAAACCTAGCCCTCCCCAGGGATTCTCTCCTGGTTTGAAGTGCCCCAATGATGGGTTTG GTGTCTATTCCAAAGATTATGGCCCTCAGTTTGCACACTGCAATAAGACTGTGTGGAATCCTGTGGGGAGTGGGCTTTCGTATGAGGATTTTGACTtccctatttttcttcttgaagatGCCAATGAGACACAAGTTATTAAGCAG TGTTATCAAGACCATAATGTTCCTCGTGATGGATCTGGCCCCGAGTACCCTCTCTGTGCCATGCAGCTTTTTTCCCACATGCATGCTGTCACCAGCACGGTTACCTGCATGAGACGCAGCTCCCTCCAAAGCACCTTCAGCATTAATCCAG AGGTTGTATGTGATCCTCTTCTTGATTACAATGTGTGGAGCACCTTGCAACCTATCAATTCCTCTGGAAAAGTTGATCCCAAGAAGGAAGTTATTATTGTCGCTACGCGA ATTGACAGCCATTCCTTCTTCTGGAACATTGCACCTGGAGCAGAGAGTGCTGTCTCTTCTTTTGTGACCcacttggctgctgctgaagcccTTCATAAAGCATCAGATGTTCATTTGCTGCAAAGGAATATAATGTTCACCTTCTTCCAAGGG gAGACCTTTGATTATATTGGCAGCTCACGAATGGTGTATGATATGGAAAAAGACAAGTTTCCTCTCCGCTTGGACAACATTCATTCATTTGTGGAGTTGAATCAG GTGGCTCTAAGGAATGACTCGATTCTCTGGATGCATACAGACCCTGTCTCTCGGATGAATGAATCTGTTGAAGTGCAG gTTAGAAACTTGCTAGATATTCTGAGTAATAGCAGCGTGGGAGCAAACGTGACTTTGCAAGAAGCTGGATATTCGCAGCCTCTTCCCCCATCTTCCTTCCAGCGCTTCCTCCGGGCCCGGCACATCCCTGGAGTGGTCCTAACTGACCACAAGACCGCCTTCCAGAACAG ATACTACCAGAGCATGTATGATACTCCAGAGAACATCCGGATGCAATATCCCGAGGGGCTTAGCCCTGAGGAGACCTTGGAGTATGTCACAGACACAGCTAAG TCCCTGGCAGAAGTTGCCACAGTGGTCGCCCGTGCTCTCTACCGGCTTGCGGGGGGAGCCAACAACACCTCTGCTATTCAGGCAGATCCAAAAACG GTCTCTCGAATGCTGTATGGatttctgattaaaatgaaCAATTCCTGGTTTCAGTCCATCATTAAACCAGACATAAAAGCAATTCTGG GTGATGTTCCCCAACATTACGTTGCTGTTTCCAGCCCTGTGAACACTACCTACCTTGTACAGTATGTCCTGGCCAACCTTACAGGCACTGTTGTTAACCTCACCAAGGAAGAGTGCCTGAACCCTGAAAAAACACCCAGCAGTGAGAAAGAA ctgtaTGAATATGCCTGGGTGCAGGGTTCTCTGGAGCCAAACTCAACATCACGAGTCCCTTACTGTGTTAGGTCAACTGTTCACCTAAGCAAAGCACTCTCTCCTGCCTTTGAGCTGAGGCAATGGGGATCTACAGAGTACTCCACATGGACAGAGAGTCGGTGGAAAGAGATCCATGCCCGAATATTTCTGGTAGCCAGCAAGGAGCTAGAG ATAATCACTTTGGTTGTGGGCATTGCCATTCTGATCTTCTCTCTCATCGCCACGTATTTTATCAATGCCAAAGCAGATGTACTTTTTAGCATCCCACGGGACCCTGGGGCTGTGGCTTACTGA